DNA from Parageobacillus thermoglucosidasius:
ACGATTTGGCGTGAAAAAATGACAGATGAAGAAATTGAGCAAGTCAAAAATGCGTAGTCAACGAAGGGGAGGGGGAGAAGTCACCATGGAAAGAAGTTTATCAATGGAACTGGTGCGCGTCACGGAAGCAGCCGCTCTTGCCGCCGCCAGATGGATGGGGCGGGGCAAAAAGAATGAAGCGGACGAAGCGGCAACGTCGGCAATGCGCGACGTATTTGACACGATTCCGATGAAAGGAACAGTCGTCATCGGTGAAGGAGAAATGGACGAAGCCCCGATGTTATATATTGGGGAAAAGCTTGGCAATGGTTATGGACCTCGCGTAGATGTTGCGGTAGACCCGCTGGAAGGCACGAATATCGTCGCTTCTGGCGGCTGGAACGCATTGGCGGTCGTCGCCGTGGCTGATCACGGTAATTTGCTTCACGCCCCTGACATGTACATGAACAAAATCGCCGTCGGTCCCGAAGCGGTCGGAATGATTGATATTGAAGCGCCGGTGATCGATAATTTGAAAGCGGTCGCCAAAGCGAAAAACAAAGATGTTGAAGATGTCGTTGCCGTTGTTTTAAACAGACCGCGCCATGAACGGCTCATCGCTGAACTGAGAGAAGCGGGAGCACGCATCAAGCTGATCAATGACGGCGATGTTGCCGCTGCGATTAATACCGCGTTCGACCATACGGGTGTCGATATTTTGTTCGGTTCCGGCGGGGCGCCGGAAGGAGTGTTAGCCGCAGTGGCACTCAAATGTTTAGGCGGGGAAATTCAAGGGAAATTGTTGCCGCAAAATGATGAAGAATTGGAACGATGCAAAAAGATGGGGATTGATGTAACGAAAGTGCTTCGCATGGAAGATTTGGTGAAAGGTGACGATGCTATTTTCGCGGCAACCGGCGTGACAGATGGGGAATTGCTGCGAGGTGTCCAATTTAAAGGGGCGTATGGCGAAACCCACTCCGTAGTGATGCGTGCAAAATCAGGAACGGTTCGCTTTATTGAGGGGCGCCACAGCTTGAAGAAAAAACCAAATTTAGTGATTAAATAAAAGCGTGACCAGCGGGGCGAGAAGGAAAAACCTGTCGCCCTCGCTTATTTTTATCAGCGGAAGGAAAAAACTATTGATTAAAAAACGGCAAAAAGGGTAAAATAGTCATGCTGCATGTGCATAAA
Protein-coding regions in this window:
- the glpX gene encoding class II fructose-bisphosphatase — its product is MERSLSMELVRVTEAAALAAARWMGRGKKNEADEAATSAMRDVFDTIPMKGTVVIGEGEMDEAPMLYIGEKLGNGYGPRVDVAVDPLEGTNIVASGGWNALAVVAVADHGNLLHAPDMYMNKIAVGPEAVGMIDIEAPVIDNLKAVAKAKNKDVEDVVAVVLNRPRHERLIAELREAGARIKLINDGDVAAAINTAFDHTGVDILFGSGGAPEGVLAAVALKCLGGEIQGKLLPQNDEELERCKKMGIDVTKVLRMEDLVKGDDAIFAATGVTDGELLRGVQFKGAYGETHSVVMRAKSGTVRFIEGRHSLKKKPNLVIK